A region from the Sutcliffiella horikoshii genome encodes:
- a CDS encoding NAD(P)/FAD-dependent oxidoreductase, with translation MKNIIIIGAGILGASAAYHLAKAGENVTVIDRFDKGQATDAAAGIICPWISQRRNKAWYNMVKNGAMYYPTLIDHLEADGERETGYNRVGAISLHKDKEKLEKMAERAIKRREEAPEIGEVTILSPEKTKELFPMLSEEYGSVHVSGGAKVNGRALRNALINGAKKHEAKFLEGDAGLEVKDNQVTGVILGEERVEADLFIVTGGAWSQEIFLELGVRFEVVPQKAQIVHLEIDTKQTKDWPVVMPPNNQYILSFENGRIVVGATHEDDAGFDTRITAGGLNEILSKALEIAPGLSDGTILETRVGFRPFTPGFLPVIGKLPNHDNVFMANGLGASGLTSGPFLGAELARLAMGQPTVLDISNYDVAGAIQTPG, from the coding sequence ATGAAAAACATCATAATTATCGGCGCTGGGATCCTGGGGGCCTCTGCCGCTTATCATTTAGCAAAAGCTGGGGAAAATGTAACGGTTATCGACCGTTTTGATAAAGGGCAAGCAACAGATGCGGCTGCTGGAATTATCTGCCCTTGGATATCACAGCGCAGGAATAAAGCTTGGTATAACATGGTCAAAAACGGTGCAATGTATTACCCAACTTTAATTGATCACTTAGAAGCAGATGGAGAAAGGGAAACCGGGTACAACCGTGTAGGGGCTATAAGCTTACATAAAGATAAAGAGAAACTCGAGAAGATGGCGGAAAGAGCTATTAAAAGAAGAGAAGAAGCTCCTGAGATTGGCGAGGTGACAATCTTAAGTCCAGAAAAAACGAAAGAACTTTTTCCCATGTTGTCTGAAGAGTACGGTTCTGTCCACGTTTCCGGAGGGGCAAAGGTGAATGGTCGTGCCCTTCGCAACGCTCTTATAAATGGTGCCAAAAAGCATGAGGCCAAGTTCCTTGAAGGCGATGCGGGCCTTGAAGTCAAAGATAACCAGGTGACAGGTGTAATACTTGGGGAAGAGAGAGTGGAAGCAGACTTGTTTATTGTGACGGGTGGAGCCTGGTCACAGGAAATTTTTCTAGAGTTGGGTGTGAGATTCGAAGTTGTCCCCCAAAAGGCACAAATCGTTCACTTGGAAATCGATACGAAACAGACGAAAGATTGGCCTGTGGTTATGCCACCAAATAATCAGTATATCCTTAGCTTTGAAAACGGTCGGATTGTGGTAGGGGCCACACATGAGGATGATGCCGGTTTTGATACAAGGATTACAGCAGGCGGCTTGAATGAGATCTTAAGTAAGGCATTGGAAATAGCACCAGGTTTATCAGACGGCACCATATTGGAAACGCGGGTCGGATTCCGTCCGTTTACACCAGGTTTCCTTCCGGTGATCGGCAAGCTTCCAAATCACGATAATGTCTTTATGGCCAATGGACTCGGCGCTTCAGGATTAACCAGCGGACCTTTTTTAGGAGCTGAGTTGGCTAGGCTAGCCATGGGTCAACCTACAGTACTTGACATCAGCAACTATGATGTAGCAGGAGCCATACAAACACCTGGATAA
- a CDS encoding alkaline phosphatase yields MYKKVASVAVAAGLVFSGVQVSVGMDKAEAKKEPVSIEQKQGKVKNVIYMIPDGYNAGYATNYRWYKGEESSFDQHVKGLIKTHSADTEVTDSAAAGTAMATGVKTNNGMVGVTPDGEEVDSILDAAEASKKSTGLVATSTITHATPAVFGASVASRSDESSIAPQYFDNGVDVILGGGRDYFLSKENGGKQPEGDLIEQAKKNGYQYASNKEELKNAEGDKLLGLFAADAMSPEMHRDETNEPSLAEMTNTAIDTLSKNKQGFFLMVEGSQIDWAGHAHDSAWAMTDSEAFDKAVEAALEFAEKDGNTLVVVAGDHETGGMSVGANGEYDLKMDVLENVTATGDKMADELNSEKSNVKEVVKKYTSLELTEGEVERIKKAEKPAIAINEVVSDRALIGWTTTAHTGTDLPVYAYGPQSDKFSGLLDNTDLPKLMAEAMKINFNR; encoded by the coding sequence ATGTATAAAAAAGTCGCAAGTGTTGCTGTCGCAGCAGGGTTAGTATTTTCAGGGGTTCAAGTAAGTGTTGGTATGGATAAAGCAGAAGCAAAAAAAGAACCTGTGAGCATTGAACAGAAACAGGGAAAAGTCAAGAATGTCATTTACATGATCCCAGATGGATATAATGCCGGTTATGCAACAAACTATCGTTGGTACAAAGGCGAGGAATCTTCTTTTGACCAACATGTAAAAGGGCTGATCAAAACGCATTCAGCAGACACGGAAGTAACAGATTCTGCAGCAGCAGGTACCGCAATGGCAACTGGAGTAAAGACAAATAATGGCATGGTTGGCGTGACTCCTGATGGAGAAGAAGTAGATTCCATTTTAGATGCAGCAGAAGCATCCAAGAAATCTACCGGACTAGTTGCAACATCTACTATTACACATGCAACTCCCGCAGTATTTGGAGCTAGTGTCGCATCTCGTTCCGATGAATCATCCATTGCCCCACAATATTTTGATAACGGCGTAGATGTCATTCTTGGAGGGGGCAGAGACTATTTTCTAAGTAAAGAAAATGGAGGAAAGCAGCCTGAGGGCGATTTGATTGAGCAAGCAAAAAAGAATGGCTATCAATATGCTTCGAATAAGGAAGAGTTAAAAAATGCAGAAGGAGACAAGTTACTAGGTTTGTTTGCGGCTGATGCCATGTCTCCTGAGATGCACCGTGACGAAACGAATGAACCAAGCCTGGCTGAAATGACCAATACAGCAATTGATACATTGAGCAAAAATAAACAAGGTTTCTTTTTAATGGTAGAAGGTTCTCAAATTGACTGGGCAGGACATGCTCATGACTCAGCATGGGCCATGACAGATTCCGAAGCTTTTGACAAAGCTGTGGAAGCGGCTTTAGAATTTGCAGAGAAAGATGGAAATACATTAGTCGTTGTAGCCGGTGACCACGAAACAGGTGGTATGTCTGTTGGTGCAAACGGTGAATATGATTTAAAGATGGATGTGCTAGAGAACGTAACAGCAACAGGTGACAAAATGGCAGACGAACTTAACTCCGAAAAAAGTAATGTTAAAGAAGTGGTAAAAAAATATACTTCCTTGGAATTAACAGAAGGTGAAGTAGAGAGAATCAAAAAGGCGGAAAAGCCTGCCATTGCAATTAATGAAGTAGTAAGTGACCGCGCTCTAATCGGGTGGACAACTACGGCACATACAGGAACAGATTTACCTGTCTATGCCTATGGACCACAATCAGATAAATTTAGCGGTTTATTGGATAATACAGATCTTCCAAAATTAATGGCAGAAGCAATGAAAATTAATTTTAATAGATAA
- a CDS encoding sugar phosphate isomerase/epimerase family protein: MNLSLCTISFRHHLHSIKELAEWAQSNNFQGIELWGIHAKHLKDESQYNRDWLASYNLYTSMISDYLPLHLSDKELLQATRELSELGHRWGTNKLRTFAGQRASASINREERNSIVAKLKMICQELERENQFLLLETHPNTLTDTVSSTLQLLEEVDHPALRINFDVLHIWESGSDPIESLVKLKPFIMHFHFKNIISRNKLDVFSPHNVYAAAGSRDGMTPLFEGILDYEEFIKTAVSLAEVEASLEWFGGNVKEVLEKDAKKIMYLTKEINRLYVS; the protein is encoded by the coding sequence ATGAATTTATCCTTATGTACCATCTCATTTCGACATCACCTCCATTCGATAAAAGAGTTAGCAGAATGGGCACAATCTAATAATTTTCAAGGGATAGAATTATGGGGCATTCATGCCAAGCATTTGAAAGATGAGTCCCAATATAATCGTGACTGGTTAGCGTCGTACAACCTGTATACAAGTATGATTAGCGACTATCTGCCTCTACACCTGTCAGATAAAGAACTTCTCCAAGCAACGAGGGAATTGAGTGAACTTGGCCATCGTTGGGGAACGAATAAATTAAGAACGTTTGCCGGACAGCGTGCAAGTGCCTCCATAAATAGAGAAGAGCGTAATTCTATTGTTGCAAAACTAAAAATGATTTGCCAAGAGCTAGAAAGAGAGAATCAATTTCTACTATTAGAAACGCATCCCAATACACTGACCGACACAGTGTCTTCAACTTTACAGCTGTTGGAGGAGGTGGATCATCCAGCTTTGCGTATTAACTTTGACGTATTACATATATGGGAATCAGGATCGGACCCAATAGAATCTCTCGTAAAACTAAAACCATTTATCATGCATTTTCACTTTAAAAATATCATTTCTAGGAACAAACTGGATGTATTCAGCCCACATAATGTATACGCTGCTGCAGGCTCAAGGGATGGGATGACCCCACTATTTGAAGGAATCCTTGATTATGAAGAATTTATAAAAACTGCTGTTTCCTTGGCAGAGGTTGAAGCTTCCTTAGAGTGGTTTGGTGGCAATGTAAAAGAGGTGCTAGAGAAAGATGCAAAAAAAATCATGTATTTAACAAAAGAGATTAATAGATTGTATGTGAGCTAA
- a CDS encoding DUF6005 family protein, which produces MIKVHCFVSCVCEVIKKTEGVDHRPFYFGVWDADFDVTPDGILSYHSENIDHDFFKTWYEMLYGIKIHRWYDETEPKLTNMMTLLELMKNKPSYRSIMVMLDLSMLPERENKFHQSPFPHYVMLEETDNPDEWFMFDPDFRWEGRLSKQKIMNAIMVPAVKGGYYFDAEHINPTSPEVIEAYFRTCLKLNENPMTEAIRNIVDIFSKGSEKHRRIELSDALKQIPVLAIRKYAYEHAFAFFWEADGYSEEWFEEWCDEIEKLVKGFTAIQYRAMKYAMTADGNVLKEIHEKINEQEELEYFIKNGLQECFEAWVSNKHTEVLA; this is translated from the coding sequence ATGATTAAGGTTCATTGCTTTGTAAGCTGTGTTTGTGAAGTTATAAAAAAAACAGAAGGTGTGGACCACCGCCCTTTTTATTTTGGTGTATGGGACGCGGATTTTGACGTTACACCGGACGGAATATTAAGCTACCATTCTGAAAATATCGATCACGACTTTTTTAAAACCTGGTATGAGATGCTGTATGGTATAAAGATTCACCGTTGGTATGACGAGACAGAGCCGAAACTTACTAATATGATGACTTTGCTTGAATTGATGAAAAATAAACCAAGTTACCGTTCCATTATGGTGATGCTCGATCTTTCTATGCTTCCTGAGCGTGAGAATAAGTTTCATCAAAGTCCTTTCCCTCACTATGTCATGTTAGAGGAAACAGATAATCCGGATGAATGGTTTATGTTTGATCCCGATTTCAGATGGGAAGGGAGATTATCAAAGCAAAAGATAATGAATGCTATTATGGTTCCAGCTGTAAAAGGTGGTTATTATTTTGACGCAGAACATATAAATCCAACTAGTCCGGAAGTCATTGAAGCATATTTTCGGACATGTTTGAAACTGAATGAAAATCCCATGACAGAAGCTATCCGCAATATAGTAGATATCTTTTCAAAAGGCTCTGAAAAGCACAGAAGGATAGAACTTTCTGATGCTCTTAAGCAAATACCGGTCTTGGCAATCAGAAAATATGCCTATGAACACGCCTTCGCATTCTTTTGGGAGGCTGATGGCTACTCAGAGGAATGGTTTGAAGAATGGTGCGATGAGATAGAAAAGCTTGTTAAAGGGTTTACTGCCATACAATATCGTGCGATGAAATACGCAATGACAGCAGATGGTAACGTATTAAAAGAAATTCATGAGAAAATAAATGAACAAGAGGAACTTGAATATTTTATCAAAAACGGTCTACAAGAGTGCTTTGAAGCCTGGGTGTCAAATAAACACACCGAAGTACTAGCTTAA
- the asbD gene encoding petrobactin biosynthesis protein AsbD: protein MKVLSREELYQAVYDILKHKLNIPTWKSFEESARLNEDLYMDSIMILQLILHLELDLGLKIPDYMLVPKDFHTVKSLLDFLEGLT from the coding sequence ATGAAGGTTTTAAGTCGAGAGGAGCTTTATCAGGCTGTTTACGATATTTTGAAACATAAATTAAATATACCAACATGGAAGTCTTTTGAAGAGAGCGCAAGATTGAATGAGGATTTGTATATGGATTCCATTATGATTTTACAACTTATTTTACATCTAGAGTTGGATTTAGGTTTAAAGATCCCGGATTACATGCTTGTTCCCAAAGACTTTCATACTGTAAAATCGCTTCTTGATTTTTTGGAGGGACTGACATGA
- a CDS encoding AMP-binding protein has translation MFFVNDQYYSKDDLQKQFERFDQMNVLNDCRKKRIAVCTKNVFEALALCLYIKEKGGSVVPIHAATPRDAAIRVAHKSSSHILLYEDFDSPILMINDREEEQGVLVQMSSGTTGEPKCLERSWDDIQEEIESYNKSLPVDKGTVSIIACPTSHSYGLISGVLTALERDIAPIILNNLNPKYVIKKLIETPNHLLYASPAFLHTLTKLSPQDFFFQYVMTSGMLMSAKCLEDLKSKSNRVLQQYGCSEAGCIAINPDVQEPSQMGFPLGHFTLKAGQDKNQPKEIILQGKRKAIHTNDIGYINDSGSLCLLGRMDDMINVAGLNVYPQEVEEVLLKAPNIQEVVAYKKPDAFAGERVCVQFVASTFIEESKLRDWCVKKLASHQVPVEYTQVEKIPTLPNGKISRKLVGEMMG, from the coding sequence ATGTTTTTTGTTAACGACCAGTATTATTCAAAGGATGATTTGCAAAAACAATTTGAACGCTTTGACCAAATGAATGTTCTAAATGATTGCAGGAAGAAAAGAATTGCAGTGTGTACAAAAAATGTGTTTGAAGCCTTGGCTCTTTGTTTGTATATAAAAGAAAAAGGCGGATCTGTAGTCCCTATACATGCTGCTACCCCAAGAGATGCGGCAATACGTGTAGCACATAAGAGTTCCAGTCACATTTTATTATATGAAGATTTTGACTCTCCAATATTAATGATAAATGACAGGGAAGAAGAGCAAGGGGTGCTTGTCCAAATGAGTTCTGGCACAACAGGTGAACCCAAATGTTTGGAGCGTTCTTGGGATGACATTCAAGAAGAGATAGAAAGCTATAATAAAAGTTTGCCAGTTGATAAAGGAACTGTATCAATCATTGCATGCCCCACCTCCCATTCATACGGACTTATAAGCGGGGTACTTACTGCTTTGGAGAGAGACATAGCTCCTATCATTCTTAATAATCTCAATCCCAAGTATGTAATAAAAAAATTAATAGAAACGCCAAACCATCTTTTGTATGCTTCGCCTGCATTTTTACATACGTTAACAAAGCTTTCACCTCAAGATTTTTTCTTTCAATATGTCATGACATCAGGTATGTTGATGTCTGCAAAATGTCTGGAAGATCTAAAAAGTAAATCCAATAGAGTTTTGCAGCAGTATGGGTGTTCAGAAGCTGGATGTATTGCCATTAACCCTGATGTCCAAGAACCAAGTCAAATGGGATTTCCGCTTGGACATTTTACTCTTAAAGCAGGACAAGATAAAAATCAACCTAAAGAAATAATACTGCAAGGAAAACGAAAAGCTATCCATACTAATGACATAGGTTATATCAATGATTCAGGCTCTTTATGCCTCCTTGGTAGAATGGATGACATGATTAACGTAGCGGGACTTAATGTGTATCCTCAAGAGGTAGAAGAAGTATTACTGAAGGCCCCCAACATCCAAGAAGTGGTTGCCTATAAGAAACCAGACGCATTTGCAGGGGAGAGAGTATGTGTTCAGTTTGTTGCTTCAACATTTATAGAAGAATCTAAGTTAAGGGACTGGTGCGTAAAGAAACTTGCCTCCCATCAAGTTCCCGTTGAATATACACAGGTTGAGAAGATTCCAACTCTGCCAAATGGAAAGATCAGTAGAAAGCTAGTAGGAGAGATGATGGGATGA
- a CDS encoding IucA/IucC family protein, whose product MQQQVVSNTETRVIKQILEAIVFEKLLPFEVKQVSSKTVITIYGTKIRIQSEGKCSSFGRIRLNESTIDIRDNQGHQISEPIRDIVLQLTTNQKIRKSLLEELNQTILLGEWNEGNIDKQCRRVLSYEEMESAILEGHPYHPCFKARTGFTTSDHEMYGPEARQSFQLWWVAVKRDDVKVSLPKPEKAFLQDELGVEAYSLLLDRLNTAGGTIKDYCLLPVHPWQWKNKLQREIKCLSQDSIIPLGYAGDFYRATQSVRTLWNETHPEKAHIKLPLNMVNTSSLRVIESHSVCTAPTLSNWLGKLIESDSYLNENLNILPEYAGMVAMEGNPNLCGHIAAIWRKSPTSFVKGVEGAVPMNAMSLMEQDGTPFIKPWLERYGMKKWVAQFVKVTVVPVWHLLVSEGVAVEAHAQNMILVHEDGWPKKVILRDFHESLEYVDDFLKQPDLAPNFTELYPCYKDASNDEYYWMSSIEGLRELIMDTLFVFHLSELSFMLEQHMSFTEEDFWKEVREAIQTHVLLHPPLRERNKLLGAEKENIFTESLFTRKIGMDKREFRHSVPNSLFKEGEF is encoded by the coding sequence ATGCAACAGCAAGTAGTGTCTAATACGGAAACGCGGGTGATCAAACAGATATTAGAGGCAATTGTTTTTGAAAAGTTGCTTCCTTTTGAGGTAAAACAGGTAAGCTCTAAAACAGTTATAACAATATACGGTACTAAAATCAGGATTCAATCAGAAGGGAAATGCTCTTCTTTTGGTAGAATTCGCCTGAATGAAAGCACGATTGACATTAGGGATAACCAAGGTCATCAAATATCTGAACCAATAAGGGATATCGTATTACAGCTAACAACAAACCAAAAAATCCGAAAAAGTTTATTAGAAGAGTTAAACCAAACGATTTTGCTTGGTGAGTGGAATGAGGGAAATATTGATAAACAATGTAGGAGAGTCCTATCTTATGAAGAAATGGAATCAGCCATTTTGGAAGGACACCCCTACCATCCTTGCTTCAAGGCGAGGACTGGTTTTACCACATCTGACCATGAAATGTATGGTCCAGAAGCGCGCCAATCCTTCCAGTTATGGTGGGTTGCAGTAAAACGAGACGATGTAAAAGTCTCCCTACCAAAACCAGAAAAAGCATTCCTACAAGATGAATTAGGTGTAGAAGCTTATTCGTTACTCCTTGACCGGCTAAATACGGCGGGAGGTACAATCAAGGATTACTGCCTATTACCTGTGCATCCTTGGCAATGGAAGAACAAGCTTCAGCGCGAAATAAAGTGTCTTAGTCAGGACAGTATTATCCCGCTTGGATATGCGGGTGATTTTTACAGGGCGACCCAATCTGTTAGAACATTGTGGAATGAAACACATCCTGAAAAGGCACATATAAAATTACCATTAAATATGGTGAACACTTCGTCTTTAAGAGTCATAGAATCTCATTCAGTATGTACCGCTCCCACGCTTTCCAACTGGTTGGGGAAGTTGATAGAGTCTGATAGCTATTTAAATGAAAATCTTAACATCTTGCCAGAATATGCAGGAATGGTGGCGATGGAGGGTAACCCGAATCTATGCGGTCACATAGCAGCAATTTGGAGGAAAAGTCCAACGAGCTTCGTCAAGGGAGTGGAAGGTGCCGTTCCAATGAATGCCATGTCGTTAATGGAACAAGATGGAACACCATTTATAAAACCTTGGCTTGAGCGGTACGGAATGAAGAAATGGGTGGCGCAGTTTGTAAAAGTTACGGTTGTCCCTGTATGGCATTTGCTCGTATCAGAGGGAGTCGCTGTCGAGGCACATGCCCAAAATATGATTCTTGTTCATGAGGATGGCTGGCCTAAAAAAGTCATCTTACGGGACTTCCATGAAAGCTTGGAATATGTAGATGATTTCCTGAAACAGCCTGACTTAGCGCCAAATTTTACAGAACTATATCCGTGCTACAAAGATGCTTCTAATGATGAATATTATTGGATGTCCTCGATAGAAGGCTTAAGGGAATTGATTATGGATACGCTATTTGTTTTTCACTTAAGTGAACTTTCCTTCATGCTTGAACAGCACATGAGTTTTACAGAAGAAGATTTCTGGAAAGAGGTTCGAGAAGCAATTCAGACCCATGTTCTACTTCACCCTCCATTAAGGGAGAGAAACAAACTCCTTGGAGCAGAAAAGGAAAATATTTTTACAGAGTCTCTTTTTACTAGAAAGATTGGAATGGATAAAAGGGAATTTCGTCATTCTGTTCCCAACAGTTTATTTAAAGAAGGGGAGTTTTAA
- a CDS encoding IucA/IucC family protein translates to MHNSAKSIAENASYQAFMNCYIREVGDVNWVKKNELMKLSKLPYILNGEEVLELVLPLQHIRLIIEVNYRSLVGKHKLGRIYKYHDKELVWIEEEPLNCMISCIQELNLQAKNNNCNEMTSHYDELILRLIDSYHTICTYIEKSTSKSNHKKVEEYSFLESEQSLLFGHWLHPTPKSRQGMATWQHDLYAPELKGFFQLHYFEVDQLILKERFFVEEDSSLVKGEILKITGDGRYLFPMHPLQSQWLLQQEYVQKAMEDNLIKYIGPMGKAFSATSSIRTVYNKEDKWMYKFSIPVKVTNSMRVNKVHELEAGVVMAELFNKMDFLQKHKCFRVINDPISLSLNLPGEVENGFEVIMRSNPFQEGKGGGVHSIAALVQDPLPEEESLLEKLIQTISRMHQISPEEASFQWFQKYWHCSVEPMIALYDEYGLALEAHQQNSLVDVSNSFPTHYYFRDNQGYYLSNSKRDELEKLVVNLKNAPELFYDEEIIQHRFTYYLFINHIFSIIYRMGEDSLITEDRLVNWMIKELQKLEKALSGEGKRFVHFILNSEVLPCKANLMTRFHDVDELLTDLEQAVYTSMPNPFYLMLSMNKKEKHYATASSV, encoded by the coding sequence ATGCATAACTCAGCTAAAAGCATTGCAGAAAACGCCTCCTACCAAGCCTTTATGAATTGTTATATTCGAGAGGTTGGAGATGTGAATTGGGTAAAGAAAAATGAATTGATGAAGCTGTCTAAACTACCCTATATATTAAACGGCGAGGAAGTTTTGGAACTGGTGCTTCCTTTGCAACATATAAGATTAATTATTGAAGTCAACTATCGCTCATTAGTTGGAAAACATAAACTGGGGAGAATCTACAAGTATCATGATAAGGAGTTAGTATGGATAGAAGAAGAGCCATTAAATTGCATGATTTCATGCATTCAAGAGCTGAACCTTCAAGCAAAAAACAATAATTGCAATGAGATGACATCACACTATGATGAACTGATATTACGGTTGATTGATAGCTATCATACTATTTGTACATATATAGAAAAATCAACATCGAAAAGCAATCATAAAAAAGTAGAAGAATACAGCTTTCTAGAATCGGAACAGTCTCTCCTATTTGGACATTGGTTGCATCCAACCCCAAAAAGCAGACAAGGAATGGCCACTTGGCAGCATGATCTTTACGCTCCAGAACTAAAAGGTTTCTTTCAGCTTCATTATTTTGAAGTAGACCAATTGATTCTGAAAGAAAGATTCTTTGTTGAAGAGGATTCCTCGTTAGTAAAGGGTGAAATTCTCAAAATTACCGGGGATGGTAGATACCTGTTCCCTATGCATCCATTGCAATCCCAGTGGCTTCTGCAACAGGAATATGTACAGAAAGCAATGGAGGATAACTTAATCAAATATATAGGGCCTATGGGGAAAGCTTTTAGTGCCACCTCTTCCATTAGAACGGTTTATAACAAAGAGGATAAATGGATGTACAAGTTCTCCATACCTGTAAAAGTGACAAATTCTATGAGAGTAAACAAAGTGCATGAATTAGAAGCTGGAGTTGTGATGGCGGAACTGTTCAACAAAATGGACTTTTTACAAAAGCACAAATGTTTCCGAGTAATAAACGATCCTATTTCCTTGTCTCTTAATCTTCCTGGGGAAGTGGAAAATGGTTTTGAAGTCATTATGCGTTCGAATCCGTTTCAAGAAGGTAAAGGGGGAGGTGTTCATTCCATTGCAGCATTGGTTCAAGATCCCCTTCCTGAAGAAGAATCATTACTGGAAAAATTGATACAAACTATTTCTCGTATGCATCAGATAAGCCCAGAAGAAGCAAGCTTTCAATGGTTTCAAAAATATTGGCACTGTTCGGTAGAGCCAATGATTGCACTTTATGATGAGTATGGATTGGCATTAGAAGCACATCAGCAAAATAGTTTGGTGGATGTATCAAACAGTTTTCCAACTCATTATTACTTTAGAGATAATCAGGGCTATTATCTATCGAATTCGAAGAGAGATGAACTAGAAAAATTGGTTGTCAACTTGAAGAACGCACCTGAATTATTTTATGACGAAGAAATAATCCAACATCGGTTTACTTATTATCTTTTCATTAACCATATTTTCTCCATCATTTACAGAATGGGAGAAGACAGCTTGATTACTGAGGATAGGTTAGTAAATTGGATGATCAAAGAGTTGCAAAAGCTTGAAAAGGCATTGTCTGGGGAAGGAAAAAGATTTGTCCATTTTATTTTAAACAGCGAGGTACTTCCATGCAAAGCAAACCTTATGACTCGTTTTCATGATGTGGATGAATTACTGACTGATTTGGAACAGGCTGTATATACCTCCATGCCAAATCCATTCTACTTAATGCTGTCCATGAATAAAAAGGAGAAACATTATGCAACAGCAAGTAGTGTCTAA
- a CDS encoding AraC family transcriptional regulator, which translates to MNRITHHLLEEGEELTAPPSIIYVAANSVAVKSKDLSLVKTLSEGKAYWMKSGAILSPANKYLNIYMIEITNMKQEEIYFTPTEPCKICPILDELLLLQKSTSFLDRCHCQAKLWNLIGSMTEVQPLDDIDQTIHYINNNSHKQLTVQDLAEKARMTPVSFARAFKKKTGIPPKEYVLDTKLKKAKELIVQNKGINIKDVALQIGIQDEFYFSRLFKKREGLSPSIYIKKIQDRVAVVSQLFLQDHLLSLGIQPVAAPVYPSIFPKTNGVPSYLEKPLEGTFLLNAEKTFNSKDIMTVDPDFIIKTSLHHGEQQTLTWMKNKEVHSIDFQKTWDDYLDQIARLFGREEAVATIKKDMGQLEKRAKKMLRGVARSGEWAVVWVRNEEIRLYGASNHACMELLFQTLEFKPHQDLPKSGYISITVNELLDLNPDKILFLWSTKAAVDRVAKHPEWNQLKAVENKDIYIPSSQEWDPWGPLGRKHMIEGLVSYFNLDKTLLYI; encoded by the coding sequence ATGAATAGAATTACTCATCACTTATTAGAGGAAGGAGAAGAGCTCACTGCACCTCCTTCCATTATTTATGTGGCGGCAAATTCAGTAGCTGTGAAAAGTAAGGATTTGTCTCTTGTAAAAACACTATCCGAGGGAAAAGCCTATTGGATGAAAAGCGGTGCTATCTTGTCTCCAGCAAACAAATACTTAAATATATATATGATTGAAATAACTAATATGAAACAAGAAGAGATATACTTCACCCCTACGGAACCTTGTAAAATATGTCCTATTTTAGATGAGCTTTTGCTTCTTCAAAAAAGTACATCCTTTCTTGATCGCTGCCATTGTCAAGCAAAGCTTTGGAATTTGATTGGTAGCATGACAGAAGTGCAACCATTAGATGATATTGATCAAACCATTCACTATATCAATAATAATTCTCATAAACAATTAACCGTTCAAGACCTTGCTGAGAAAGCTAGAATGACACCGGTTTCCTTTGCAAGAGCCTTTAAAAAGAAAACAGGCATTCCACCTAAAGAATACGTGCTTGATACAAAATTGAAAAAAGCTAAGGAACTAATTGTCCAAAACAAAGGGATAAATATTAAAGATGTTGCGCTTCAGATAGGCATTCAGGACGAGTTTTATTTTAGTCGTTTATTTAAAAAGAGGGAAGGGTTATCACCCTCAATATACATAAAAAAAATTCAAGACAGAGTGGCAGTGGTCAGTCAATTATTTTTACAAGATCACCTACTATCATTAGGCATACAGCCGGTAGCAGCTCCTGTTTATCCAAGCATTTTTCCAAAGACAAACGGAGTTCCTTCCTATCTAGAAAAACCTTTGGAAGGTACATTCCTTTTGAATGCGGAAAAAACGTTTAACTCCAAAGATATTATGACAGTAGATCCTGATTTTATTATAAAAACATCTCTCCATCATGGGGAGCAACAGACACTTACTTGGATGAAGAATAAGGAAGTTCATTCCATAGATTTTCAGAAGACATGGGATGATTATTTAGATCAAATTGCTCGTTTATTTGGTAGAGAAGAGGCAGTAGCTACCATTAAGAAAGATATGGGGCAATTAGAGAAACGAGCAAAAAAGATGTTAAGAGGGGTGGCCAGAAGCGGGGAATGGGCAGTTGTTTGGGTAAGAAATGAGGAAATTAGACTTTACGGGGCTTCCAATCATGCTTGCATGGAGCTTTTGTTTCAGACACTAGAATTTAAACCACATCAAGATTTGCCTAAAAGTGGGTATATCTCTATTACTGTTAATGAGTTATTGGATCTTAATCCAGATAAGATTCTATTTTTATGGAGCACTAAGGCAGCGGTGGATAGAGTGGCAAAGCATCCTGAATGGAATCAACTTAAAGCAGTTGAAAATAAAGATATCTATATACCAAGCAGTCAGGAATGGGATCCTTGGGGACCATTGGGAAGAAAACATATGATAGAAGGTTTAGTAAGCTATTTTAATTTGGATAAAACGCTGCTTTATATTTAA